The genomic window GCTCATGTTCCGATGATGATTGTGGGAAATAAATGCGATAAAGATAAAAACAGAGTTATTGACCCTTCGGAACCAGAAATGCTAAGGGAAGCATATCATCACTGTGGTTTTCTTGAAACATCAGCAAAAAAGAACATCAATGTTGAGGAATCGTTTCAGACATTATTTGATCTCGCTAAGTTACCCGTAGAAATGAGTCCGTCATTACATCGGCGTGTCCAACCCTCATATATCGGCGGAAACAGTTCACAGTCGGGAAAGCGAGGGATGTCAATAAGGCGCAAAATGTCAGACGCGTGTGGAACCATTGCGCCAAATGTGCGCCGGCCAAGTATTCGTACGGACTTGTTAGTGGCGCAAATGCGCACAAATGCTGGCAGTAGTGCCCCTAAAGTACCAGCAAATGCCAGTGACCGAAACAGGACTGAGTTAAGATGTGTGATCCAGTGACTAAACTCTACAATCCAATCATTCAGtgatcaaattatatattttatattcatgtaTAAATATCTGTTGGATGTTGGTGTCGGTTATTTAAGCCTTGATGtccaaaattgtgaaattaaaTTTGTCATAATATGTATGGTCCAATAAAATGATCTTTGTTTTGGTATGAACATATCAAAGATAGTCATAAAAGGTGAAGTCATTTTTTGATTACCAGTTCAGTTCACTTTGATATAACCCAATATAAAATATCCAGCACTGATCagatttacagaaaaaaaagaacaaatacTGTCATCCTATTAAAACGAACGTCACGTTGTCATCTTCTCTCAGACTAACAACAGAGATGACCTGTTGAGTTTTTCAAATGAAGGACATTACCACTGGTATTTTGTAACAAATCATATGTGCTGTAACCTTTTCTGTGAGAAAAGATATACATAAGTACAAAAAAGTCGTATTCAACATGACTAGATGGAGGACGCTTTATCCGTAACTTTACTTGGACTTTAAATTGACTGTACGTGAATACTGAAAAAAATGGTTTATCTTTTAATTGTGAAATATTACCGATATTGAACAAATATTTCAGCGATTTTTCCAAAACGCTTGAAGAAAATTATTTTGCAAAAATTGTGGAATTGTTTATCTTTTAATTGTGAAATATTACCGATATTCAGTGGAAACAATGGTTAAacgtatataaaaatatcattacCATGTATAAATACCAACAAATCGTTTAAACAGCGCTATATGCACGGAACTTTCTGAGGTCGCATCATGTAGTACGAGAATAACAACATAAGCTGATCACGTACAAGCAGATGAGTAATGGTGAGAAAGAAATGGAGTTGTTAGACGTTTACAAGGAGTACATTATCAGTCTCCTCTAATGTTGTATTGCGATGATGTATGAGGATGACGGATGTAT from Pecten maximus chromosome 1, xPecMax1.1, whole genome shotgun sequence includes these protein-coding regions:
- the LOC117331557 gene encoding GTP-binding protein Rhes-like isoform X3, which translates into the protein MALIEQGDSAPPENCQRLVVLGSSKVGKTSLVARFLYNKFDDNYTPTIEDFHRKVYRIKGEAYRLDLLDTSGNHPFPAMRRLSMITGDLFVLVYSIDNRDSFEEVSKLCKQIQECKSQCRKETKRLAHVPMMIVGNKCDKDKNRVIDPSEPEMLREAYHHCGFLETSAKKNINVEESFQTLFDLAKLPVEMSPSLHRRVQPSYIGGNSSQSGKRGMSIRRKMSDACGTIAPNVRRPSIRTDLLVAQMRTNAGSSAPKVPANASDRNRTELRCVIQ